ATGACTTTAAATGGCACCCTGCGCCAGCACGCCAACTTCTGTTTATCTTAAAAGGCCGCGCAGAGTTTACGGTTTCTAACGGTGAACGCCATGTATTTGGTTCTGGTGATGTTATCTTGCTAGAAGATACGGAAGGTGAAGGTCACTGCTCAAAAGCCATGTACAACGAAGTGCGTCACTCCATCTTTGTTACGCTAGATGAAGGTGTTGAATTTTAATTACTTTCATCGCCTTGCTGTTAATTTGAGCGCGTCATATTGGCGCGCTTTTCCTTTTAGAGCACCAACTTGGTGCGCCACATCTTTACACTTCTTTCCTTTCCACCTTTCTTCTAAATAAAAATAGCTGTTAATCATTAAGTTATCCTTCTTATAGACCATAGACTAAGTGGTCAGCTTCTTGCAAAAACCCGCATTATAATTTTAATACTGCTGTAGTACTCATGTGTTTGCGACTTACCTTTTTGCCTTTCTATCTTGTTGTATTTATCTCTCTTACCAGTTTTGCTTATAAAAGTGTTGCCGCATCCAGTGCCGTAGCCAATTCCTCATTTTCTACTCCTGAATTTACTTCTACTTCTTTTTCTGCTTCTTCATCTTTTTCTATGCCGTTGTGGTTTGAAGGCTTCAAAAAAACAGCCACACCACAACAGATGTATCAATTTTTACACGCCATGCCAAAAGGCGGTGATTTACATCATCACTTGTCAGGTTCAGGGTTTAGTGAATGGTGGTACGAACTGGCAGCCGATCCTACAAAAAATGGGGGTTATACCTATTACACTCAGGTAAGTATCAAACCATGCCATTCAGACCCACAAAGTGCCTTACGCTTTCATACCATCAGCGAAACGACATGGGCTAAATTACCCCCGTGCATTCAGAAAAATTACACTGAATTAGGCTTGCTTGATAACAATTTAAAACGCGAGTTTATGGATAGTATTCGCTTACATACGGCGTCGGAAGGACGAGAAGAATTCTTTTCTACCCATTGGCAACGGTTAAACGAATTAACCGCAAACCCCACGTTAGTGTCAAAAATATTGCTACGTAACATGCAAGCTTACCAAAAGGAAAATCTGCAATATTTGGAAACCCAAGTGAATATGCGTCACGCAAAAAAACCTGACGGCAGTTTGTATACCCCAGATGAAGCCTTAGCAATTTACACCGACGTACTCGCTAGCGAAGAAGCAAAAGCCACCGGCGTAACCGTTCGTTTTCAGTATGCCTTAGTGCGCTTTCTACCCGACGCAGAGGCTCAGCTAGAGTGGATTTATAACTTTGTTGATAGCCACAGGGATATTTATGTAGGCATTAACTTGGTTGGCAGAGAAGATGATATAAATGGGCAACCGAAACGGTTTGCATCAACACTTCGTAAGCTTCGTGCTAAATACCCTAAAATTTTATTGGCCTTTCACGCTGGCGAGTCAGAAACTGCCGATTCGAATGTGCGTGACACTTTGTTGCTTGGTTCACAGCGCATTGGGCACGGGTTAAATACCATTTTCGACCCAGATACGCTATTGCTAATGAGAAACAGCCAGTACCTTATCGAAATTAACCTTATTTCAAACTTGCTGCTTGAATATGTGCCAAGCTTCGATACCCACCCCTTTCCAGAATATCTGCGAACCGGTATTCCTACCGCGCTATCTACCGATGACAGAGGCATGTTCGACTCCATATTAACCGATGAATTTTATATCGCGGTAACCGAATTCAACTTAAGTTGGGAAGAAGTACTCACATTAGGCACCAACAGTTTGCAGTACAGCTTTTTACAACCAAATGTGAAAGCGCAGCAACTTACTTTATTTCATCAACGTGTTGCTGAATTTGAAACTCAGGTGGCATCAGATACTGTGCCTACCTCTCCCCCAATGTTTCGTGCATTCATCTGTAAATTTGAAAGCGAACTGTGCAGCGGCAATAAGGATTAATCATGCAAGAACAACATCAAGATTTACTCTATAGCCTGCACGACAAACCCAATGCGGTAGCGTGCTTAACCGCTGCGCTTCAGCACATGCTGGCGAGCTTTATTGGCGTGATAACGCCTACATTAATTATCTCTGCCACCCTCGGGCTGACAGAGCACACCGCTTACCTTATTTGCATGGCGCTTTTTGTTAGTGGTGTGGGCACCTTTATTCAAACTAAAAAATTTGGGCCAGTAGGCAGTGGCTTAGTGGCCATTCAGGGCACCAGCTTTGCATTTATCAGTGCGTTGCTATTGGCTGGCATGAAGGTAAAAAATGAAGGTGGCAGTAGCGAAGAAATTTTATCACTTCTTTTTGGCCTTACATTGGCGGGCGCCTTGGTTGAGGTGGTGTTTAGTTTATTTGTTACACAACTTAAACGCATTATCACACCATTGACGACTGGCATTGTGATTACTGCCATTGGCTTATCACTGATTAATGTTGGAATGACAGATTTAGCAGGTGGGTTTAATGCTGAATCATTCGCAAGCTTAGATAATTTAGGCTTAGGAGTAAGCGTTTTACTTATTATTGTATTTTTGAACGCGTCGAATAATCATTGGGTAAGGCTATCGGCTATTTTTATAGGCATGACCTTGGGTACCGCCTATGTGTGGTTTACTAAAGGATTAGACTTTTCCCACTTAAATGATTTACCCGCTATTGCCGTTCCCCAGCCTTTTGCGTTTGGTATTAGCTTCGACATTACCTTGTTTTTACCTATCGCACTTATCTACTTGTTTACCGCAATTGAAACCGCAGGCGACTTAACCGCGAATAGCTTGTTTTGCAAAGAGCCCGTGTCAGGCCCACTTTACTTATCGCGTATTAAAGGTGGCATTTTAGGTGACGGACTTAACTCTATGATTGCGGGCGCCTTTAACACATTCCCCAATACCACCTTTGGCCAAAACAACGGCGTTATTCAGCTAACGGGTATTGCGAGTAGAAAAGTAGGTTTCTTCGTGGCGGGCATGTTTGTATTTGTTGGTTTGTTCCCTGCGGTTGGCGGAGTGCTGCAAGCTATACCTAAGCCGGTGTTGGGCGGCGCAACGTTGGTTATGTTTGCCATGGTGGCCGTGGGTGGTCTGAAGCTACTTGCCAGCTACGCGTTAGATAGAAGAAGCAGCTTAATCACCGCGTGTGCGTTAGGGATGAGCATTGGTGTAATGATGGTACCCAGCGCATTATCACAATTACCCACTTGGCTTGAAAACGTTTTACTTTCACCGGTTACCTCTGCGGGTTTAACCGCTATCATTTTAGATCTCACCCTACCCAGTGCACCGCAAAAAACTTCCAGCACGGCGTCAAAGACCCAAGGTGAAGTGTAAAGAGCGAAATTGGTGCAATACTCACGCTAAATATCACAATAAAATAACATTATCTATTTTCACTACTCTAAAAAAATTCAATAAAATCATAAATTTAATTTTATTTGATTTCCTGACCAACTGGACAAGAAGCTGGCACTCATTGTGCTTTTACCCAGACAGAAAAATAAAAAAGTATAAAAGGCCTTTTAAAAGGTTATTAAAAATAGAGGAAACCATGATTAACACTACATTCAAGCTTAACCCACTAGCCCGTGCGCTAGCATTCGGTCTGACATTGTCAGTGCCTTCAATCGCACTTGCACAAGAGGCTGAATCTGCGCCGAAAGACGCTGACGTTGAAAAAATTGAAGTAACAGGCTCTCTGGGCAGTTTGCCTGGCCAAGATGTTGAATCAGTTTTTGGTTTTGGAAAATCAATTCTTGAAACACCGCGTTCTGCATCAACGATTTCTCAAGAACAAATGGAGCGTTTTAACGTTTCAGATATTGATGAACTAGTGGCATTTGCACCTGGTACATTTACCCAATCATTCTTTGGTGTTGCAGGTTCACTTGATGTACGTGGTACACCTGGTGAAACCTATTTCCGCGGCGTTAAACGCCTAGATAACCCAGGTAACTACCCTACGCCAATTGGTGCTTCAAGCCGAATTGATATTGTTCGTGGTCCAGCCTCTCCTATTTATGGCCCGTCTAAGATTGGTGGTTACTTAAACTTTAACCCTAAATCTGCTCGAGCTTCTTCTGGTCAGTATTTAGAGAAGCCTGAAGGCGCAATTTCTTATACTACGGGTTCGTGGGATAAGAGCGTGCTAACGGCAGAAGTTGGTGGTCCAGCACAAGTTGGCGACAAAACAGTAGGTTACTACCTGTACGGTGAAGTTGAAAACTCAGATAGCTATTATGAAAATACGCAAACTGACCAAACTATTCTACAAGCCGCTTTCAACATAGATATTACTGATAACCTACGTGTTGAATTTGGTGGTATGTATCATGATTACGATGGTAACCAAGTTGCTGGTTGGAACCGATTAACACAAGATCTAATTGACGACGGTACGTATATTACAGGTACTGCACAACCGCTTGATACAGACGGTGACGGCTCAATTAGTCACGAAGAATATGGCGCCGTAAACATTGCGGGTAACAGCTTCTTCTACGTGCCTGGTGCTGCATTTACCGATGATGAAGCGACTGCCCTAATGGCACTTGAAAACGTAGGTACGACTACCCTAAGCGGTAGCCAAGTATTGGTTGCACCAGATGACCAATTGGGTAACGAAGCGATTACTTTCTACTTCGATACCATCTATTACGCAGACAACTGGGAAATTCGTAACCAGTTCTTCTACGATTCATACGATAACATCAACGAAAATGCGTACGGCTTCTCTCAATTCCACGATAGCTGGGTAATTGAAGATAAGATTGTTTTCGCTACCGAATATGAAAACGACAGCTTGTTAGCACAATTTCAAATTTCACCGTCAATTCGTTACACCGACTTTTTACACGGTGATGACTTTACGTACGAGTACTTTAACCGTCGTGATTTAACCATGGCTTCTTCAGCGTTAGACCGACGCTTATTGTCTACCCGTTCTGGAAAGAACTTTGATAACTACGATGAAGGTAATTACCTTGATTTAGGTATTGGGGCAATGACTGACCTTACTTGGGATTGGGGTCTGAACCTTGTACTAGGTGTACGTTATGACACTATTGATATTGAAACAACATCTCGTACCGACTTACTGCTAGGCGCCACTGGCGATGAAACGCCTCTATACGCTGAAGACACAGTAGGTGGATGGTCTTGGAACACCAGTATTTCTTACGAACTTCCGTTTGGCTTAATTCCTTATATCACCGCGGCTGAGCAAGCAACGATTATTGCGGGTCAAGGTGCTGAAATTGGTGTTGGCCAATTAGAAAGCGGTGCGTTCGATACCTCAGAACTTTTCGAATTTGGTATTAAAGGTTCATTGCTAGACGATACCCTTTACTTTGCACTTTCATCATTTGAAATGGAAAGAACCGACTTTAGCAGCCAAAACACGGTTACTAACAACACCACGAATAACAAAGGTACTGAATTTGAACTTCGTTGGGTTGTTAACGAAAACTTAGTGATGTCTGCAGGCTACACTAACATTAAGGTTATCAACCTTACTGCACTTGAAAACGGTAGCCAGTTTGGTTTCCTTGGTGCTGAAGACTTAACAAGTCTTACCGATCCATCGCTTGTATTTGGTGGTAACGTGATTGGCTTGAACTTAATTGGTGAAGGCTTTGCTAACACTGATGCACGTAAAGCGGGTATTCCTGAAAATGTGTATACCGTTACGGCAACTTACGACTTCCAAAACGGTTATGCGGCTAACCTGAGCGTAGTTGACGTTGAAGAAGTGGCTTCTGGCTTCTCTGCTTCGGTAATGCTTCCAGCATACACGCTAGTGAATGCAGGTGTTTCTTATCAAGCAGATGACTGGTCTGTTAACTTTACTGTTAAGAACTTAACTGATGAGCGTTATTTCCGCGCTAACTTCCCTGACTTGTTTGGTAGCCAGGTTGTACTACCTGAATTACCACGTCATTGGAGCGCGAAGTTCGCCTATAAGTTCTAAGACACCGTCTTAACGCTTTTGTAATAAAAAACGTTATAAAGGTAAATCTACCCTCGTAGATTTACCTTTTTTTATACCTAAGAGGACAATTATTAATGCGCTATTTTGCTAATGCTATTCTCGCCCTTTCTTTCTTTGCTTCTGCTGGGCACTGCGCTGACACAACCGATACTTCCCCTATTGAGATTAAAGCCGTTGTGGTTGCCATGTTTGAAATTGGTGAAGACGAAGGTGACAAGCCCGGTGAGTTCCAACTTTGGAAAAAAGGCCAAAAGCTTTCAACCCGCTATGCCCTGCCCCATGCTCACCATGATATTTTTGTTAATGAAGAAACCGGCGTATTAGGTATTGTAACGGGTATGGGTATCGCTCGCGCATCAGCCGCTATTATGGCACTCGGTTTAGATCCTAGATTCGACTTAACGCATGCTTATTGGCTTGTAGCCGGCATTGCAGGTATGGATCCTGCTGACGGCACTATTGGTTCTGCGGTATGGACTGACTATGTAGTTGACGGCGACCTTGCCCATCAAATTGATGCACGTGAAATTCCAGGTGACTGGAAAACGGGCTACTTCCCGCTTTTCACCCACTCTCCTTATGCTAACGCAGCATCGGTAAATCCAGAAAAAGCCCCTAACGGTGAAGTTTATATTTTAAATGTGAGTTTAAGAGATTGGGCGTTCAACCTAACTAAAGGTACGTCATTACCGAACACGCCAGCTATGGATAAACTACGAGCCACCTATACGGGCTATCCTAAAGCACTTGAGAAACCAAGTATTATGACAGGCTCGCATTTATCGGCTTCGACCTTCTGGCACGGTGCATTACTTAATGACTGGGCAAACGATTGGGTGGGCTACTGGACGCAAAGCAAGGGTAACTTTGTGACTTCAGGCATGGAAGATTCAGCCACACTACAAGCGCTTACTTACCTAGACAATGCTAACTTGGTTGATAAAGACCGTGTTCTTATTCTTCGAACTGCCAGTAACTTTACTATGCAGCC
The nucleotide sequence above comes from Alteromonas naphthalenivorans. Encoded proteins:
- a CDS encoding purine nucleoside permease; the encoded protein is MRYFANAILALSFFASAGHCADTTDTSPIEIKAVVVAMFEIGEDEGDKPGEFQLWKKGQKLSTRYALPHAHHDIFVNEETGVLGIVTGMGIARASAAIMALGLDPRFDLTHAYWLVAGIAGMDPADGTIGSAVWTDYVVDGDLAHQIDAREIPGDWKTGYFPLFTHSPYANAASVNPEKAPNGEVYILNVSLRDWAFNLTKGTSLPNTPAMDKLRATYTGYPKALEKPSIMTGSHLSASTFWHGALLNDWANDWVGYWTQSKGNFVTSGMEDSATLQALTYLDNANLVDKDRVLILRTASNFTMQPAGLTAAKNLELESSGEGYAALQSAVEAAYAVGSVVIEEITTNWDTVKNELPVKP
- a CDS encoding AraC family ligand binding domain-containing protein gives rise to the protein MKIARIYNDDEGKSHFGEIDIPLKDGGPIGLLSEKFGADKIIFRETPADYDFKWHPAPARQLLFILKGRAEFTVSNGERHVFGSGDVILLEDTEGEGHCSKAMYNEVRHSIFVTLDEGVEF
- a CDS encoding uracil-xanthine permease family protein → MQEQHQDLLYSLHDKPNAVACLTAALQHMLASFIGVITPTLIISATLGLTEHTAYLICMALFVSGVGTFIQTKKFGPVGSGLVAIQGTSFAFISALLLAGMKVKNEGGSSEEILSLLFGLTLAGALVEVVFSLFVTQLKRIITPLTTGIVITAIGLSLINVGMTDLAGGFNAESFASLDNLGLGVSVLLIIVFLNASNNHWVRLSAIFIGMTLGTAYVWFTKGLDFSHLNDLPAIAVPQPFAFGISFDITLFLPIALIYLFTAIETAGDLTANSLFCKEPVSGPLYLSRIKGGILGDGLNSMIAGAFNTFPNTTFGQNNGVIQLTGIASRKVGFFVAGMFVFVGLFPAVGGVLQAIPKPVLGGATLVMFAMVAVGGLKLLASYALDRRSSLITACALGMSIGVMMVPSALSQLPTWLENVLLSPVTSAGLTAIILDLTLPSAPQKTSSTASKTQGEV
- a CDS encoding TonB-dependent siderophore receptor; the protein is MINTTFKLNPLARALAFGLTLSVPSIALAQEAESAPKDADVEKIEVTGSLGSLPGQDVESVFGFGKSILETPRSASTISQEQMERFNVSDIDELVAFAPGTFTQSFFGVAGSLDVRGTPGETYFRGVKRLDNPGNYPTPIGASSRIDIVRGPASPIYGPSKIGGYLNFNPKSARASSGQYLEKPEGAISYTTGSWDKSVLTAEVGGPAQVGDKTVGYYLYGEVENSDSYYENTQTDQTILQAAFNIDITDNLRVEFGGMYHDYDGNQVAGWNRLTQDLIDDGTYITGTAQPLDTDGDGSISHEEYGAVNIAGNSFFYVPGAAFTDDEATALMALENVGTTTLSGSQVLVAPDDQLGNEAITFYFDTIYYADNWEIRNQFFYDSYDNINENAYGFSQFHDSWVIEDKIVFATEYENDSLLAQFQISPSIRYTDFLHGDDFTYEYFNRRDLTMASSALDRRLLSTRSGKNFDNYDEGNYLDLGIGAMTDLTWDWGLNLVLGVRYDTIDIETTSRTDLLLGATGDETPLYAEDTVGGWSWNTSISYELPFGLIPYITAAEQATIIAGQGAEIGVGQLESGAFDTSELFEFGIKGSLLDDTLYFALSSFEMERTDFSSQNTVTNNTTNNKGTEFELRWVVNENLVMSAGYTNIKVINLTALENGSQFGFLGAEDLTSLTDPSLVFGGNVIGLNLIGEGFANTDARKAGIPENVYTVTATYDFQNGYAANLSVVDVEEVASGFSASVMLPAYTLVNAGVSYQADDWSVNFTVKNLTDERYFRANFPDLFGSQVVLPELPRHWSAKFAYKF
- a CDS encoding adenosine deaminase; its protein translation is MCLRLTFLPFYLVVFISLTSFAYKSVAASSAVANSSFSTPEFTSTSFSASSSFSMPLWFEGFKKTATPQQMYQFLHAMPKGGDLHHHLSGSGFSEWWYELAADPTKNGGYTYYTQVSIKPCHSDPQSALRFHTISETTWAKLPPCIQKNYTELGLLDNNLKREFMDSIRLHTASEGREEFFSTHWQRLNELTANPTLVSKILLRNMQAYQKENLQYLETQVNMRHAKKPDGSLYTPDEALAIYTDVLASEEAKATGVTVRFQYALVRFLPDAEAQLEWIYNFVDSHRDIYVGINLVGREDDINGQPKRFASTLRKLRAKYPKILLAFHAGESETADSNVRDTLLLGSQRIGHGLNTIFDPDTLLLMRNSQYLIEINLISNLLLEYVPSFDTHPFPEYLRTGIPTALSTDDRGMFDSILTDEFYIAVTEFNLSWEEVLTLGTNSLQYSFLQPNVKAQQLTLFHQRVAEFETQVASDTVPTSPPMFRAFICKFESELCSGNKD